The following proteins are encoded in a genomic region of Sesamum indicum cultivar Zhongzhi No. 13 linkage group LG8, S_indicum_v1.0, whole genome shotgun sequence:
- the LOC105167652 gene encoding cyclic dof factor 2-like has product MFEVKDPKIKLFGKTIELPETCAAAVEIGEAAQSCDAAGEDSSNQDPSCSSDSMIDNSNLNGDAEDHESHKCQSVPKQNDGKEEDVAHPSTSNELKEDATPAADEDSKALSADSDARAVQTSKTEDDQIETGNSQEKTLKKPDKILPCPRCNSMETKFCYFNNYNVNQPRHFCKKCQRYWTAGGTMRNVPVGAGRRKNKSSASQFCHLTVPESLQSARVDLPNGVHHPVLNPNGTILAFSSDAPLCESMVSVLDIADKTLRDGARNGFQKPAENGDDQSSGSSTTASSKDKVGQIGLPELIPNHHPFPPQVPCFPGAPWPYPWPSVQWSSLVSAPAFGPASFPLPFYSTAPPYWGCAVPGAWNVPWVIPPAPTSSQSHSSPSSSPNSPTLGKHSRDDNILKPANSEEETRKESNSEKCLWVPKTLRIDDPGEAAKSSIWATLGIKNDRVDPVGGGGLFKAFGSQSKGDCKAQAPETSTVLQANPAALSRSLSFHESS; this is encoded by the exons atgtttgaAGTGAAGGATCCCAAGATAAAGCTTTTTGGTAAAACCATTGAGCTGCCGGAGACTTGTGCAGCGGCGGTGGAAATTGGTGAAGCAGCTCAGTCTTGTGATGCTGCAGGAGAGGATAGCTCAAACCAAGACCCCTCCTGTTCATCTGATTCTATGATTGATAATAGCAATTTGAATGGAGATGCAGAGGACCACGAATCACACAAG TGTCAATCAGTACCCAAACAAAACGATGGAAAAGAGGAAGATGTAGCCCACCCTTCGacatcaaatgaattaaaagAAGACGCGACTCCAGCAGCAGATGAGGATTCAAAGGCACTGTCTGCTGATAGTGATGCTAGAGCAGTGCAAACCTCAAAGACTGAGGATGACCAGATCGAGACGGGTAACTCACAGGAGAAAACCCTTAAGAAGCCAGACAAGATACTTCCATGTCCTCGCTGCAATAGCATGGAAACAaagttttgttattttaacaATTACAACGTCAACCAGCCCAGACATTTCTGCAAAAAATGCCAGAGGTACTGGACGGCTGGTGGGACCATGAGGAATGTTCCTGTAGGTGCCGGTCGGCGCAAGAACAAGAGTTCTGCTTCTCAATTCTGCCATCTAACCGTTCCAGAATCTCTTCAAAGTGCACGAGTTGATCTACCGAATGGAGTTCACCACCCTGTTCTGAACCCAAACGGCACCATCCTTGCCTTTAGTTCAGATGCACCTCTATGTGAATCAATGGTGTCTGTTTTGGATATTGCTGATAAAACACTTAGAGATGGAGCAAGAAATGGGTTCCAGAAACCTGCAGAGAACGGAGATGATCAGTCAAGTGGATCCTCCACCACTGCGAGTTCAAAGGACAAGGTAGGTCAAATCGGGTTGCCAGAACTAATACCAAATCATCACCCGTTTCCTCCACAGGTACCCTGTTTCCCAGGAGCCCCATGGCCTTACCCATGGCCTTCTGTTCAGTGGAGCTCTCTGGTATCTGCACCTGCTTTCGGGCCCGCTAGCTTTCCTCTGCCGTTCTACTCCACAGCACCACCTTACTGGGGTTGTGCTGTTCCCGGTGCTTGGAATGTTCCTTGGGTCATACCACCAGCACCAACTTCTTCACAGAGCCACAGTTCTCCAAGTTCCAGCCCCAATTCCCCGACTCTGGGGAAGCATTCAAGAGACGACAACATCTTGAAGCCGGCCAACTCAGAGGAAGAGACGAGAAAAGAAAGCAACTCTGAGAAGTGTCTGTGGGTTCCAAAAACATTGAGAATCGATGACCCTGGAGAAGCTGCCAAGAGTTCCATATGGGCAACATTAGGTATAAAGAACGACAGAGTTGATCCTGTTGGTGGAGGTGGGCTTTTCAAGGCCTTTGGCAGCCAATCGAAGGGCGACTGTAAGGCTCAGGCCCCAGAAACGTCCACGGTATTACAAGCCAATCCAGCAGCATTGTCCCGGTCATTGAGCTTCCATGAGAGCTCGTAA
- the LOC105167653 gene encoding uncharacterized protein At5g19025-like — protein MFCFQCSIPVDQHIEMAKSVNSGDPCLKLRQINQFKNRRASTSPNHLNVPACDQSRSAIIDVIILIAVIGACGFLLYPYAKILAHKAIELTGEVVDVVIEEIVRAPMVFGCLGLSIFFAVMALVAIIVCTDRRCGKTGCRGLGKAAEFDIQLETEDCVKNSNFQAKSALKKGLFELPRDHHRELEAELKKMAPPNGRAVLVFRARCGCSVGRLEVPGPRKSRKVKK, from the coding sequence ATGTTCTGTTTCCAATGCTCTATTCCGGTTGACCAGCACATAGAGATGGCCAAATCTGTGAATTCTGGTGACCCTTGTTTGAAGCTAAGGCAAATCAATCAGTTCAAGAATAGAAGGGCTTCCACTTCCCCCAATCACTTGAACGTTCCGGCTTGTGATCAGTCTCGTTCTGCTATCATCGATGTGATAATCTTGATTGCTGTGATTGGTGCCTGTGGGTTCTTGCTATATCCTTACGCCAAGATTTTAGCTCATAAGGCTATTGAACTTACTGGAGAAGTTGTAGACGTGGTGATTGAGGAAATTGTTCGTGCCCCGATGGTGTTTGGATGCTTAGGACTTAGCATTTTTTTTGCAGTAATGGCCCTAGTGGCGATCATTGTATGTACAGACAGGAGATGTGGGAAAACGGGCTGCCGTGGGCTCGGTAAGGCTGCTGAATTCGATATACAATTGGAGACAGAGGATTGTGTCAAGAACTCGAATTTCCAAGCCAAGAGTGCATTGAAGAAGGGGCTTTTTGAATTGCCTCGTGATCACCATAGGGAACTCGAGGCAGAGCTGAAGAAGATGGCGCCACCTAATGGCAGGGCTGTTCTGGTGTTCCGTGCAAGGTGTGGTTGCTCTGTTGGCAGATTGGAGGTTCCGGGGCCAAGAAAATCCCGAAAGGTTAAGAAGTAG
- the LOC105167654 gene encoding E3 ubiquitin-protein ligase RING1-like: MASSGSELAPPSLEELSTRGATAFLLPWIIGLAAATNSTARDVVVFVHQPTRSITLMEGSLEMESLLREVASKEGPLPASKASIESLPRVQVSDPGLECPICLAEYGEVEVKEMPCRHRFHPGCIEKWLGIHGSCPVCRYSMPADEKKEKESDERDGGGWRIHVFFARGRRAPGTGVESGSGSGFDDPASDDGNDELAA, from the exons ATGGCTTCATCAGGAAGCGAATTGGCGCCGCCATCACTGGAGGAGCTGAGCACTAGAGGCGCCACCGCCTTCCTCCTCCCATGGATCATCGGCC TGGCGGCCGCCACCAACTCCACCGCCCGCGACGTCGTGGTGTTCGTGCACCAACCCACCCGATCGATTACGCTGATGGAAGGCTCCCTCGAAATGGAATCCCTCCTCCGCGAAGTGGCATCCAAGGAAGGCCCCTTACCCGCCTCCAAAGCTTCAATCGAGTCTCTGCCGCGGGTCCAAGTATCGGACCCGGGTTTGGAGTGCCCCATTTGCTTAGCGGAGTACGGGGAGGTAGAAGTCAAAGAAATGCCGTGCCGACATAGGTTTCATCCGGGTTGTATCGAGAAGTGGTTGGGGATCCACGGGTCGTGCCCGGTGTGCCGGTACAGTATGCCGGCGGAtgagaagaaggaaaaggaaagtgATGAGAGAGACGGAGGGGGGTGGAGAATTCATGTGTTCTTTGCCCGGGGAAGAAGGGCTCCGGGTACGGGTGTGGAGTCGGGTTCGGGAAGTGGATTCGATGACCCGGCCAGTGATGATGGCAATGATGAGTTGGCAGCTTAG